From the Chryseobacterium sp. G0201 genome, the window CACTTAAAAAGTAAAAAAGACGGTCTGGTGACTGCAGTTGCAAGATTTATCCGAAAAGGAAAAACAATGCACGTCTCTGAAATTGAAATTCGTGATGAAAAAGGTGTGTTGATCAATCATACAACAATGACCAACAATATTCTTTTAAAATAAGATCTATTTAAAATTAAAATACAAGACTCAAAAAAATTGGGTCTTTTTTTATATACAAAACTTTAAATTATCATTAAAAAAGAGCCATTAAATTTTGACATTTTTAAGACTAGTAATACCTTTGCTGAAAGAAAGATCAATTTTGGAATCTCATATATTATTTCCAAATAATGATTTTCGAAAAGCATTCAACTAATGATTTATTTCAAATTTCCTTTCAACGAAAATCTGTACTCAACAGATGAAAATACAGATAAAAATTCAATCAGTTTTCATTCTTTTGATGGTTTAAGCCAAATCAGTTTTGATGGAAATATTATTGAAACCGATCAGGAAAAATTTGATCATAAAATCATAACAAACAGTTCTTTACCCGAGGATAAAAGTAATTTCATCGCTGAAACTAAAGATGAATATTTACAAAAATTAAAAGAAGTCATTCAAGTTATTAATGAAAATGATTTACCAAAATTAGTCCTTTCGAGAAGGAAAATTTTTAATGATTTTAATGAAATTGATTTAAAAGAAAGCTTTAACAATTTATGTAATACATATCCGAACGCTTTTAGGTATATTTTCAATAATGGTAAAGACGCCTGGATGGGTGCTTTCTCCGAGGTTTTAGGAAAATTCAATAAAACGACTCATGAATTTGAAACGATGAGCCTGGCGGGTACTCTACCTATCTCAGAGGAATGGTCTGAGAAAGAAATCGAAGAACAAAAGCCTGTTTCAAGTTATATTCAGAATATTCTTAAAAATTATACCGAAGAAATTGAAATATCAGAAACCCACGATCATATTTCCGGGAATATTAAACATCTGAGAACAGATTTTAAAGCCAAAATACAACCTGAAGATTTGGACAGTCTTATTCATGAATTACACCCTACTCCAGCTGTTTGTGGTATTCCGAAGGATTTTTGTAAAGAAAATATTCAAAAAATTGAAAAATTTCCGCGTGAATTTTATGCGGGCTATATCAAAATAGAAACAGAAGATTCCGTTCAGTTTTTCGTCAATCTTCGTTGTGCAAAATTATATCAAAATGCTGTTCATCTCTTTGTAGGTGGCGGAATTACCGCTCAAAGCAATCCTGAAAAAGAGTGGATCGAAACAGAATTAAAATCTGAAGCGGTTTTGAAGAATTTGGTTATTTCTTAAATTGGATGGTGGCTTCGAGAACCTCAGCCACCAATAGGCGTCCTAACATTATTCAGTCATCAACAGGTATTTCTAACATTATTTAGGTATCAATCATTTTAATGTAAGCCCACAAAAATTCAATTATAGCAAACAAAAAAACTCTTCCATTTACTGAAAGAGTTTATATATTTTAATAATGTTAAAGATTATTTTTTCAATCCGATCTTACTCCATGTATTTAAAACAAAAAGTAAAACGATCCCGATAACGGCCGAAGCAATTGAAAATACAAACTTCAGATTATCCTCAGATAAAACATCCGACTGCCAGTCTAAAGCATAAAGATTAATGGCGATAAACACGATGAATAGTACTAAAAATACTTTATAAAACTTCTGCATGATTCTTAAAAATTAATATAGTTCTGCACCAATTGTGCAAAGTTTGCTGTAAATAATTTAATTGAAATTGCCAAAAGGATGATCCCGAAAACTTTCTGTAAGATAGACAACGTAGCCTCTCCCATTTTCATTTCTAGCCATTTCGCTGATTTCAGCACCAAATATACGAAAATTGTGTTGAGAACGATTCCCAAAATAATATTAATATCATGAAATTCAGCTCTCAGCGATAACGTAGTTGTTAAAGTTCCGGCACCTGCAACCAAAGGAAACGCAATAGGGACGATAGATGCAGCCTTTGCCTCCGTCGTTTTATTGATCTCAATACCAAGAATCATTTCTAATGCTATGATAAAAATCACAAAAGCTCCGGCAATCGCGAAGGAATTTACATCCACTCCGATCAATTTCAGGATCTTATTTCCAACAAACAAAAATATGATCATGATAACTCCGGCAGTAATAGAAGCTCTTCCTGCTTCAATTTGTCCGAATTTCTGTTGTAAGCTTACAACAATGGGAACAGAACCGATAATATCGATCACAGCGAAAAGTACCATAAAACAGGTAACAATCTCTTTTATAGAAAAATCATTAAAAACTTCCATCTTTTTGTAATTAAAAATTTCGCAAAAATATGAAAAAAAATTGATTATTTGCTAATTTGAGAATACAAATTAACAATTGCCTTCAAAAGTTCATCCATTCCTTCAGAAGATTTTACAGGCGCATATTTCTCAATCTGTATCTTCTGCGAAAGAATTCTGTATTCTTCGGCAACTGCAGATCCTTTGTAGCCTTCCAGAAACTTCCTGAAATCTTCTGCTGAGCTTTGGAAATACTGATTTCTAACCTCAGAATCCATCTCATCTACGGTTTGAAAGAACTTCTGATAATCCTCATTATCTTTAAGATTTTCTAAATAACTGAAATAATCGTTAATATCAGCTTTTAAGCTTTGACGTATTTCATTTTCAGTTTCCGCAACAGAACCTAAAGATTTTGAAGGTACAGTTTCTTTAACTAATATACGTTTTTTTTGCCAAGTCTTAAATAGTAAATAAGCTATAAATAATCCTAGTAGAATGGCAGTATTGGTTAAAAGTATACCCCAATTGAATTTATCTTTTTCTTTAACTTTAAATGAAGTCGTCTTTAAAACAGGAGTATTTACCGTCTCTAAGAAGTTATTAGTGTATTCATTTACCTTTTCTACCGTTGTCTTAGCTTCCATGATCTGATCATGGGAAAACGCATTCACTGCTAATGTTTCCTGACCAAGATCTGTATATTCCTTACTTGCAGGATTAAAGAAAGCGAACTGTTCTGTTTTAATAAAAATATCACCCGCTTTTTTAGGAATTACAACATAGTTCGCCAATATCTCACCTTTGATTCCAGTAGTTCCAGGCGCTACATTTGATGTAATTTTAGGTGCAAAAATATCATAATCAGGTGATTCTACGATCTTAGGAAGTTCCATATCAGATAAATTCCCTTCTCCTGAAACCTTTACAACGACATTGATAGGTTTTTTAACCTCAATCTTTTCTTTTGAAGCATTATAAACACTTACATTAAAGTTTCCGACTGCATTTTTGAAGCTTTCCGGCGAGCCTTCAGGAAGCTTTCTCACATTAAGTTTAACCCTATTGGAAGTAATTTTGTTCTTGTTAGAATAAGTGTTAACAGATGCCGAAACAGCTGGTACCTCCACATACCCGGCTTCATTTGGAAATACCATGAACACTGCTAAAACCTGTGATGCCATATTTCCATAGCTTGATGAAGGATCAATTTCAGATTTCGTAAAGCTGATAGGATGTACATTGATATTTTCCTGCTGAGGAAGACGGATATTCTTCACTTTTCTGAAGTTATCCATATTTTTAGAATATACTTTCAGAACGGCAACAGTAGGCTGATCCTGATAAACGTCTCTGTCTTCGATCTCCATGTTCAGATAAACATCATTGGAAGCACTGGCAACAGCTTTCTTTTCAACATCTTTTACCAAGATATCGAAAGGTTCTGTTTTATAAATTTTATTATTAACCGTAACCAGAACGGAACCGATCTTGATCTTACCTTTTTGTTTAGGCTCAAGGGCAAGTTGAGAAACTCGTTGTGTAATTACAGTGTTGGTAGCAGGATCAATGTAAGTATTGTTTACAGATCCGGAACCGATGATATTGAATTTTGACAGATCCGGAAGACGAATTGGCGTTTGCTGATTGTACTCGCTACCATTCATTTCCAGCGTGATGGTAAGGTTTACAACATCTTTTCCTGAGTAATCATTTTTATCAGGATTTACATTAATACTTACCTGTCCGTAAGAAATTACGGATGAAAGAATAAATAATATGTAAATAATTTTCTGTTGCATCACCAATCTTTCTCGTTGCTTTGTGGCATCGAATAAGAATTTTTATTTAAAATTCTTTTGGCGGTTTCTTTCTCTTTATCGCTTACTTTATCTAATATTGCGTTTTCAAGATCTTTTGGCATTTTACCTTCATTATTCTGCTTCTGGTTCGGATCATTTCCCTGTGGACTTTCTCCTTGATTTTGCTGGCCTTTACCCTGATCCTGTTTTTGATCTTTCGTATCGCCTTTTTGATCATCATTTTGTTGGTCTTTGCCACCGCCGCCTTTACCTGACTTATTTTGCTGGTCTTTTTTCTGTTGGTTTTCTTTTTCCTTCAACTTAGCGATTCCATAATTTTTTCTTGTTGCTTCGTTGTAAGGATCCTGTTTTAAGGATTGCTTATAATACTCCGCAGCTTTCTCGGGCTGTTTCATCTGCATATAAGTATTCCCTAAATTATGAAGAGCTGCCGCTTTATCCGGAATTGTCTGAGAAAGTTTTTGTGCTTTTTCAAACTCAGCTTTTGCTTCATCGTATTTTTTATTTTTATACAAAGCATTCCCCAAATTATAATGTGCCGTAAAATCTTTTTCGTTAGATTTTATCGCTTCCATATACTTAGAAGATGCTCCATCATAGTTTTTACCATTAAATTTTTGATTGCCTTCATAGACCAAAGTCCTATAGCTGTCCTGCCCAAATAAGGAACCAGAAAAAGCAAAAGCAATCATAAACGATAAAAAAATGATTTTAGTATTCATTACGTGCAAAATTATCCCTTTAAATGTTAATAAACAGCGTCTTAATTGTTAAAGTTGGGTTAAAGTGGTACCGAAACTTTTTAAAGACGATTGTTGTTATTAAACATTGAAATCTCTTTTAGGGTTAAAAATATAAATTAAAAAGAAGAAAAATATTGAAACAGCTAAAAAATATTGATAATAATGATTAGCATTCTGAGATTTAACAAGTGTTTCTGACAAAGACATTTTTTTACTCAAAGCATCAATGATTCTGTTTGGAGCTTCGTTAATATTATTTCCGTCAATATAACTTCCGCCTGTAGATCCGGCCATCTTTTTGAGAGCTTCGGTTTGTCTTTTAGAAATTACCGTTTCTCCGGCTTGGTCTGTTTTGTAACCCATTAATTGTCCAAAAACATATTCCGGAACGGGCGCTCCTTCATCCGAGCCAATTCCTACGGAAGTGATCATTATCCCTTCTTTATTCGCCAATTTTATCGCTGCATTGTCATTACCTTCATTATCTTCACCATCACTCAATAAAACGATCTTTCTTGAACCCTTACTTACATTTTTAAATTTTTCAACTGCAATCTGCATTCCCTTTAAGAAATCAGTTCCCTGAATCTGCATAGAATTGGTTTCAATCGCATTGACATAAGTTTCGGCCGAGCTATAATCTGTTGTTAAAGGCATAATGGAAACAGATTCTCCGGCAAATATCACAATACCAACTTTGTCGCTTTTCATCTTTTGCATCGTGTTGATCATCAGATTTTTTGCTTCTGTCAAACGACTCGGATTAATATCTTCTGCATTCATAGAGTTGGAAACATCGAGCATAAAGATCACATTATTCATCCTTTGATTGCTTTTTACCTCTTCCGAACCATTTAATAAATCAATGATTGAAAAGATCAAAAACAAGGTTCCCAAAAGATAAAGCGCAGGAAAAATTTTCACAAATCCTGATCTTTTTTCGAACAATTCTTCATGAAATTGACTGTCCGCAAAAACATTTCTTCTTTTATTATTCCATTTCAGAAAACGTATCAATAAAATAGCTAACAGCGGCAAAAGCAACAGCAACAACAAATACCAATAATTACCCAAATACCACTCCATCAGCTTAAAAATTTATAAAATACCCATCTCAGCAAAGCATCGATAATTAACATTCCTAAAGCGATCCAAAGGAAAATCTTAAAATATTCCTGATAATTGTAAAGCTTAGACACTTTTATATCAGATTTTTCCAATTGATTAATTTCGTTATAAACCTCTTCCAAACTACTGTTTGAAGTAGCTCTGAAATATCTTCCGTTCGTCGTTTGCGCCACTTCTCTTAAAAGGTCTTCATCAATTCTCACTTCCGTTTCTGTGAAGACGAGATCCCCGAAAATATCCTGTTGAGTAGGCATTAATGCATATCCGTTCGTTCCAATTCCGATTGAATATACTTTTATGTCGTTGTTTTTAGCTAATTCAGCAGCAACTTGTGCAGGCATCGCATTTTCAATCGTATTGACACCATCTGTCATTAAAATGATGATCTTGCTTTTCGCTTTGCTGTTTCTAAGGTGGTTTACAGCTACAGAAAGACCTTCTCCAATCGCAGTCCCCGGTTGTAGTTCGAGTGGATTAAGATTTTTTAATTCATCAATTACAACCTGATGATCGGACGTTACAGGAACTTTGGTAAATGCTTCACCGGAATAAGTCACCAAACCTAATCGATCATTCGGACGTTTTTCGACAAATTTTATGGCAATATCTTTCAATGCCGTCAAACGATCGGGCGTTAGATCTTTAGCCAACATACTTAACGATACATCGACAGCCAGCATAATATCGATACCTTTTGTATCATCTCTATCCTGAGAAACGGTGAACGTTCGTGGTCTTGCCATCGCAATAATCAACGCAGAAAGAATAAGATATTTGGAAATTTTAAGTAAAAAAAGTACGGCTACAATTCCATTGCTTCCTTCCATATTTTTTACGGTAGGAACTTTTATACCTTTCTTTTTCTGCTTGCTTACATCCCTGATAAAAAGAGGAATAAACAGCACAAAAAGCAGTAAAAACCACGGACTATAAAATTCAAAATTAAACATCCTTTCTCAAGTTTTCGAATTCCAAATCCTTTGATGATCTTTTCACAAATTCTCTGACGTCTGCAAAATCCTTTTCCATAGCGTCTTTATCAGGGAAAGTTTTGGCAAATTTCACCAAGTCTCCTCTTAAAAATACGTCTTCAACCACTTTTTCGTTTTCCTGAGAGATCGTATTGTTCTTTTTCATTAAATCTATTAGATCATCGGTCAACAAAACATCTGCAGGTAAATGATATTGTTTAGTGATGAATTTTCTGGAAATCTCGATCAATTCAACATAAAATGAACGGTAATTTCCTTCTTCAATATATTTTTTCTTTTTAAGAGAATCTAATTCTTTCAAGGTTTGATTGGTTGCAACAGCCGGAGAACTTTTCGATTTTCTGCCCCATTTCATATACATGATAACAGCAATAATCAAAGCAATAACCGCCAAAGCTGCCAAAATATAAAATTTGTAAAGCTCCCAATAATCTTTTGCCTCAAGTTTCACTTCCTTATTATTCATGATATCATTGATCTGATCATCTTTTTGAGCAGTATTCATGACATCAATTTCATAGGGAATTGTTTTTAAAACTTTACCCCCAACTTTAAATTCTAATTCAGGGATAGTGAATTTTCCTTCTTCATAAACGGCAAATTCAATTTTTCTGTAATAAATATCGGGGTTCTGCGCAATACTATCTTTAATTTCTTCAAAATGAAAAGGTAATAATTCGTTTTTGGGAGCTGCTACAACCGCTTCGTTATGAAGATCATTTATCGTCACAACAATATAATTTACCTCTCCCAAAGCAAGTGTTTTCTTCTCAAGACTAGAAGAAAGTATCTGTGAGAAAGCATTCGCACAGACTAAAAAACATAGTATAAATAATAATTTTTTCAACTTTTATAAGTTTTGGCTAAAGCCAATTGATTTTTAAAATTTATTTAAACAAGCTAAAGCCCGTTCCTATTGATTCGATTATTTCTTCTGGAAATAACTATACAATAATTTTGAATAATCCGCACCTGTATTTACATTCATAAAAGTGGCCGAACTGTTGGCAAAATCGTCTTCCAACGCTCTTACTTTTTGTTTCTGAGCTTCTGCGAAAGTATATCTCCATCTTGCACTGGAAGTATTTGCCCAAACCTGTTTTCCTGTTTCAGCATCGTACAACAGCGCGTATCCAACATCAGGAATTTCGTTATCTTTTTCATCATAAATCCTCATTCCAAGCAGATGATGTTTTTTTGAAGCAACGCGAAGCATTTTAGAATCGTATTCATCTTCAAAATCAGAGAATAAAAAAACCAAAGATTTTCTTTTAAAAATTCCCATCATATATTCCATTGCCTTATCAATTTTGGAGACTCCCGGAACATAATCAGCCGTTAAAATATTACTGATAATCGACAAAATATGCTTCCTTCCCTTTTGTGGCGGAATTACTTTATAGACTTTATCCGCAAATAGAATCAAACCAACTTTATCATTATTTCCGGCTGCCGAAAAACCTAAACTAGCTGCAATTTCTGCGACATATTCTCTTTTCAACTGAGTTTTTGTTCCGTAATCCATTGAAGCAGAAATATCCACCAAAATCATCATCGTCAATTCTCTTTCCTCTTCCATTACCTTTACGAATGGTTCGCGGAAACGAGCGGTTTTATTCCAGTCAATTCTACGAATTTCATCGCCAAACTGATACGGCCGAACCTCTGAGAAAGTCATTCCCTGACCTTTAAAAGCACTGTGATATTGTCCCATCAAAGTAGCTTCCGTCTTCCTTCGAGTACGGATTTCTATTTGTTTGACTTTTTTTACAATATCTTTTATTTCCATGTCTACTTAATTAAAACTTCATCATTATTTACGGTAATCAATCTATTATAATCTGAATCATAATTTTCAGTAGTTAAGATAACTTCTTGGTTTAAAATTTTAGAAACTGATTTTAAATAATCTATAATTTGATTATGCTGATCTAAACTTTTAATTTCATTTGGTGTAATATCATTTTCTATTTCTTCTTCGGTGAAAAAGTAACATTTCAAAATAATTTCACCAATCATAATAGTTGCAGTAGCAACAAATTCACTTACATTATCCCAATAATCAAAAATATATTTTGACAAAATCTGATTACTAGACTTCAGGTTTCCAGCTACATCACAATATGTAAATTTAACTTCAAAATTTTCATTTATAAAATCTATCCATTTCAACCAATGGGATCTTGAAATATCTAAAACATAAATATCTCTTAGTGATCCATCTAAGAAATAAACATTATCTTTTAAATACTGCCAATCCATACAACTTAATCCTTAAACTCAATGGAAACATTAAACCATTCATCATCAAACTTAGGACTGTATTTTTTGTAGAAGTTAATAGCTGGTTCGTTCCAATTCAATACTTGGAAAACCATTCCGCTATATTGATTTGATTTTCCGTGTTCTAAGGTTGCTTCAAATAATTTCTTGCCAATTTGTTTTCCTCTCAGTTTTTCCGTCACGACTAAATCTTCCAGATATAATCTTCTCCCTTTCCAAGTCGAATATCTGTCGTAATACAATGAAATTCCGACAATCTGTCCTTCAAATTCGGCTACAAAAGCTCCCCAAACGGGGGATTTACCAAATCCATCTTCAGTAAATTGCTCTAAAGTCAGAGTAACTTCATGCAAAGCCTTTTCATATTCAGCCAATTCTTTGATCAATTCCAACATCGGAGCACAATCTTCCTGAACTGCTTTTCTGATAATAATTTCTTCCATTAAAATTAAGGAGCTTGAATTTTCGCTAAAATTCGGTTGACAATTTCTTCTGTAGAAATCTCTTCTGCCTCTGCTTCGAACGTTAATCCAATTCTGTGTCTCAACACATCTTTTGCCAATTCTTTTACATCTTCAGGAATTACAAAAGCTCTTCCTTTTAAAAATGCATAGGCTCTTGAAGCAATTGCCAGGTTAATAGATGCTCTCGGTGAAGCTCCGAAACTGATATAATTTTTAAGTTCAGAAAGACCATAATTCTCAGGGTAACGGGTTGCAAAAACCATATCCAAAATATATTTTTCGATCTTTTCGTCTAAATAAATCTGATTGATTAATTCTTTAGCATCTACAATGTTTTGCAGAGAAACCACAGGTTTTACGATAGGTTGATGAGAAGTTGAAACCATTCTCATTACCGTTCTTTCATCCTCAAATTTTGGATAATCGATCGTGCATTTCAGCATAAAACGGTCGCTTTGAGCTTCGGGCAAAAGATAAGTTCCTTCCTGATCGATTGGGTTTTGCGTCGCCAATACCAAAAACGGCTTCGGTAGCTTCATCGTTTCATCACCAATCGTCACCTGTTTTTCCTGCATCACCTCCAAAAGAGCAGACTGCACCTTTGCAGGCGCACGGTTGATCTCATCCGCAAGTACGAAATTTGCAAAAACAGGACCTCTTTTTATAGAAAAATCATTCTCTTTAATATTATAAATCATCGTTCCTACAACATCTGCAGGCAATAGATCCGGTGTAAACTGAATCCTTGAAAATTCACCATGAACAGCATCAGCCAACGTTTTAATAGCTAATGTTTTTGCCAATCCGGGAACCCCTTCCAAAAGAACGTGTCCACCTCCCAACAGACCTACTAAAAGGCGGTCTATCATATATTCCTGGCCAATGATAACTTTGTTGATTTCCTGTCTCAGAAGTGAAAACAAGTAATTTTGTTCCTTTATCTTTTCCGTCAACTGACGAATGTCTTCTGCTTGATATGTATCTGACATAGTTTTAATTAAAATAAGTTGTAAATTTCTAATAAATACTTGCATTAATCAACACAATAAATGCCATTTTTGAGTTAAAGTTTGTTAAATATTCTGAGGATTTATGAGATGTTCAGCTAATCAACTGAGTTTTAATTTATATAATCCATTTGAGAACTAAGATTATCTATATTACAGAACATTATAATTTAACAGAAAAAAGCACCATGAAATTCTTAGTTATAAAAATTTCATGGTGTCATTTTTTTATTTAATTATAAAATTTAAGCTATAAATATCTATTAAAGTTTAGTTATGGTAATAGTAAATACATCTTCCGGAACATCAACTGTTTCTTCGTAAGATCCTACATTTATATAATATTCTGTTCCTGCCGTTGTTGGAATAGTAATAGTTTCCGCAGTAGCAGCACCGCCATTATCCATCGTTCCTACACATCCCAGATTGCTGCAGGTACCACTGTAAACATCTACTTGAGGATCAAAAGTACTTCCGGTAGGCATAGTTACTTTAATCGTGTATTGACCGCCATCTCCTATGAATTTAAACCAAGTCCCATCATTCGTCGCATCAGGGCAAACTGTTATATTTCCTGCATTGTTAGTTGCAGAAACAGCATCACTTTGCGTATATGAATAAGGGAAAGCAAAAGCTAACAAAGCTCCTGAACAAGCATCGTTCACAGGCACGGGAGGAATGGTTTTAAAAACAATTTCTGTACAACCTGAAGATTCTACTCCGGCAGAAACTGCACTAACCTTCAAGTAGTAATTCGTATTAGGATTAAGTGGAGTTGATGGAGTAAAATCAGTACCTGTTACCACCTGATTAATTACGTTTGAAGTTCCCGAGCTTGTACCTACTGAAATTTTATAAGAATCTGCTCCGGAAACAGGAAACCATTTAATATTGGGAGATAAAGCAACTAATTGAGCATTATTCGTCGGATATAAAACAAACGGACATGCAGGAGTAGATCTAGGCGTTAATCCTGAAATCGTTACTGC encodes:
- a CDS encoding DUF58 domain-containing protein; this encodes MEIKDIVKKVKQIEIRTRRKTEATLMGQYHSAFKGQGMTFSEVRPYQFGDEIRRIDWNKTARFREPFVKVMEEERELTMMILVDISASMDYGTKTQLKREYVAEIAASLGFSAAGNNDKVGLILFADKVYKVIPPQKGRKHILSIISNILTADYVPGVSKIDKAMEYMMGIFKRKSLVFLFSDFEDEYDSKMLRVASKKHHLLGMRIYDEKDNEIPDVGYALLYDAETGKQVWANTSSARWRYTFAEAQKQKVRALEDDFANSSATFMNVNTGADYSKLLYSYFQKK
- a CDS encoding MarC family protein, whose translation is MEVFNDFSIKEIVTCFMVLFAVIDIIGSVPIVVSLQQKFGQIEAGRASITAGVIMIIFLFVGNKILKLIGVDVNSFAIAGAFVIFIIALEMILGIEINKTTEAKAASIVPIAFPLVAGAGTLTTTLSLRAEFHDINIILGIVLNTIFVYLVLKSAKWLEMKMGEATLSILQKVFGIILLAISIKLFTANFAQLVQNYINF
- a CDS encoding AAA family ATPase, producing the protein MSDTYQAEDIRQLTEKIKEQNYLFSLLRQEINKVIIGQEYMIDRLLVGLLGGGHVLLEGVPGLAKTLAIKTLADAVHGEFSRIQFTPDLLPADVVGTMIYNIKENDFSIKRGPVFANFVLADEINRAPAKVQSALLEVMQEKQVTIGDETMKLPKPFLVLATQNPIDQEGTYLLPEAQSDRFMLKCTIDYPKFEDERTVMRMVSTSHQPIVKPVVSLQNIVDAKELINQIYLDEKIEKYILDMVFATRYPENYGLSELKNYISFGASPRASINLAIASRAYAFLKGRAFVIPEDVKELAKDVLRHRIGLTFEAEAEEISTEEIVNRILAKIQAP
- a CDS encoding BatD family protein; its protein translation is MKKLLFILCFLVCANAFSQILSSSLEKKTLALGEVNYIVVTINDLHNEAVVAAPKNELLPFHFEEIKDSIAQNPDIYYRKIEFAVYEEGKFTIPELEFKVGGKVLKTIPYEIDVMNTAQKDDQINDIMNNKEVKLEAKDYWELYKFYILAALAVIALIIAVIMYMKWGRKSKSSPAVATNQTLKELDSLKKKKYIEEGNYRSFYVELIEISRKFITKQYHLPADVLLTDDLIDLMKKNNTISQENEKVVEDVFLRGDLVKFAKTFPDKDAMEKDFADVREFVKRSSKDLEFENLRKDV
- a CDS encoding VWA domain-containing protein, encoding MEWYLGNYWYLLLLLLLPLLAILLIRFLKWNNKRRNVFADSQFHEELFEKRSGFVKIFPALYLLGTLFLIFSIIDLLNGSEEVKSNQRMNNVIFMLDVSNSMNAEDINPSRLTEAKNLMINTMQKMKSDKVGIVIFAGESVSIMPLTTDYSSAETYVNAIETNSMQIQGTDFLKGMQIAVEKFKNVSKGSRKIVLLSDGEDNEGNDNAAIKLANKEGIMITSVGIGSDEGAPVPEYVFGQLMGYKTDQAGETVISKRQTEALKKMAGSTGGSYIDGNNINEAPNRIIDALSKKMSLSETLVKSQNANHYYQYFLAVSIFFFFLIYIFNPKRDFNV
- a CDS encoding BatD family protein, with protein sequence MQQKIIYILFILSSVISYGQVSINVNPDKNDYSGKDVVNLTITLEMNGSEYNQQTPIRLPDLSKFNIIGSGSVNNTYIDPATNTVITQRVSQLALEPKQKGKIKIGSVLVTVNNKIYKTEPFDILVKDVEKKAVASASNDVYLNMEIEDRDVYQDQPTVAVLKVYSKNMDNFRKVKNIRLPQQENINVHPISFTKSEIDPSSSYGNMASQVLAVFMVFPNEAGYVEVPAVSASVNTYSNKNKITSNRVKLNVRKLPEGSPESFKNAVGNFNVSVYNASKEKIEVKKPINVVVKVSGEGNLSDMELPKIVESPDYDIFAPKITSNVAPGTTGIKGEILANYVVIPKKAGDIFIKTEQFAFFNPASKEYTDLGQETLAVNAFSHDQIMEAKTTVEKVNEYTNNFLETVNTPVLKTTSFKVKEKDKFNWGILLTNTAILLGLFIAYLLFKTWQKKRILVKETVPSKSLGSVAETENEIRQSLKADINDYFSYLENLKDNEDYQKFFQTVDEMDSEVRNQYFQSSAEDFRKFLEGYKGSAVAEEYRILSQKIQIEKYAPVKSSEGMDELLKAIVNLYSQISK
- a CDS encoding tetratricopeptide repeat protein; this encodes MNTKIIFLSFMIAFAFSGSLFGQDSYRTLVYEGNQKFNGKNYDGASSKYMEAIKSNEKDFTAHYNLGNALYKNKKYDEAKAEFEKAQKLSQTIPDKAAALHNLGNTYMQMKQPEKAAEYYKQSLKQDPYNEATRKNYGIAKLKEKENQQKKDQQNKSGKGGGGKDQQNDDQKGDTKDQKQDQGKGQQNQGESPQGNDPNQKQNNEGKMPKDLENAILDKVSDKEKETAKRILNKNSYSMPQSNEKDW
- a CDS encoding chorismate-binding protein codes for the protein MIYFKFPFNENLYSTDENTDKNSISFHSFDGLSQISFDGNIIETDQEKFDHKIITNSSLPEDKSNFIAETKDEYLQKLKEVIQVINENDLPKLVLSRRKIFNDFNEIDLKESFNNLCNTYPNAFRYIFNNGKDAWMGAFSEVLGKFNKTTHEFETMSLAGTLPISEEWSEKEIEEQKPVSSYIQNILKNYTEEIEISETHDHISGNIKHLRTDFKAKIQPEDLDSLIHELHPTPAVCGIPKDFCKENIQKIEKFPREFYAGYIKIETEDSVQFFVNLRCAKLYQNAVHLFVGGGITAQSNPEKEWIETELKSEAVLKNLVIS
- a CDS encoding vWA domain-containing protein — translated: MFNFEFYSPWFLLLFVLFIPLFIRDVSKQKKKGIKVPTVKNMEGSNGIVAVLFLLKISKYLILSALIIAMARPRTFTVSQDRDDTKGIDIMLAVDVSLSMLAKDLTPDRLTALKDIAIKFVEKRPNDRLGLVTYSGEAFTKVPVTSDHQVVIDELKNLNPLELQPGTAIGEGLSVAVNHLRNSKAKSKIIILMTDGVNTIENAMPAQVAAELAKNNDIKVYSIGIGTNGYALMPTQQDIFGDLVFTETEVRIDEDLLREVAQTTNGRYFRATSNSSLEEVYNEINQLEKSDIKVSKLYNYQEYFKIFLWIALGMLIIDALLRWVFYKFLS
- a CDS encoding GNAT family N-acetyltransferase; this translates as MEEIIIRKAVQEDCAPMLELIKELAEYEKALHEVTLTLEQFTEDGFGKSPVWGAFVAEFEGQIVGISLYYDRYSTWKGRRLYLEDLVVTEKLRGKQIGKKLFEATLEHGKSNQYSGMVFQVLNWNEPAINFYKKYSPKFDDEWFNVSIEFKD